One region of Aeromicrobium sp. Sec7.5 genomic DNA includes:
- a CDS encoding FtsW/RodA/SpoVE family cell cycle protein, translating into MTETTWVPRKRRGAELVLTVMAVSLGVFAYCAVGLGAEGRVPAGAVGLAVTLVVVAIAANVLIRRFAPYADPVLLPLVLCLNGLGLAMIYRIDLGLSERRDNWTALAPSQLIWTGLGVVAFAVVLVVVRDHRRLQTLTYSFGLAAVILLVLPLLPGIGQNIRGARIWINLGPFSFQPGEAAKICLAIFFAGYLAEKREALALAGRRVLGVDLPRARDLGPIMIGWLVSIGILVLQRDLGSSLLFFGLFVVLLFIATERAGWIVVGGALFGLGTWFGYLQFSHVQRRFEAWQDPFGDPDQNGQIINALYGLAHGGLLGRGWGQGSPELTPIGYSDFIATSLGEELGLTGLMAILVIYGLIVERGLRIALTCRDAFGKLLAAGLAISMAIQVFVVVGGVTHLIPLTGLTTPFLSQGGSSIVMNWAIIAILLRISDQTRRPAPPVEAVTEDEATQVVKL; encoded by the coding sequence ATGACCGAGACCACCTGGGTCCCCCGCAAGCGGCGGGGCGCCGAGCTCGTCCTGACCGTCATGGCCGTGAGCCTCGGAGTCTTCGCCTACTGCGCCGTCGGACTGGGCGCGGAGGGACGCGTCCCTGCGGGTGCCGTGGGCCTGGCCGTCACGCTGGTCGTCGTCGCGATCGCCGCGAACGTGCTCATCCGACGCTTCGCCCCGTACGCCGACCCCGTGCTGCTGCCGCTCGTCCTGTGCCTGAACGGGCTCGGGCTGGCCATGATCTACCGCATCGACCTCGGCCTGTCGGAACGTCGCGACAACTGGACGGCGCTCGCTCCGAGCCAGCTGATCTGGACCGGCCTCGGCGTCGTGGCGTTCGCCGTGGTCCTGGTGGTCGTCCGCGACCACCGGCGCCTGCAGACCCTGACCTACTCGTTCGGGCTCGCGGCCGTGATCCTGCTGGTCCTGCCGCTGCTGCCGGGCATCGGACAGAACATCCGCGGCGCACGCATCTGGATCAACCTGGGCCCCTTCAGCTTCCAGCCGGGCGAGGCCGCCAAGATCTGCCTGGCGATCTTCTTCGCCGGCTACCTCGCCGAGAAGCGTGAGGCGCTGGCGCTCGCCGGGCGCCGCGTGCTGGGCGTCGACCTGCCTCGCGCCCGCGACCTGGGACCGATCATGATCGGCTGGCTCGTCAGCATCGGCATCCTCGTGCTGCAGCGCGACCTGGGGTCGTCGCTGCTGTTCTTCGGCCTGTTCGTCGTGCTGCTCTTCATCGCCACCGAGCGCGCCGGCTGGATCGTCGTCGGCGGTGCGCTCTTCGGACTCGGCACGTGGTTCGGGTACCTGCAGTTCAGCCACGTCCAGCGACGCTTCGAGGCGTGGCAGGACCCCTTCGGCGATCCTGACCAGAACGGTCAGATCATCAACGCGCTGTACGGCCTGGCCCACGGCGGACTGCTGGGTCGCGGCTGGGGCCAGGGCAGCCCGGAGCTCACGCCGATCGGCTACTCGGACTTCATCGCCACCTCGCTCGGCGAGGAGCTGGGCCTCACGGGCCTCATGGCGATCCTGGTCATCTACGGACTCATCGTCGAACGCGGCCTGCGCATCGCGCTCACCTGCCGTGACGCCTTCGGCAAGCTCCTGGCCGCCGGGCTCGCGATCTCGATGGCCATCCAGGTCTTCGTCGTCGTGGGTGGTGTCACGCACCTGATCCCGCTGACCGGACTCACGACACCCTTCCTGTCCCAAGGCGGCTCGTCGATCGTCATGAACTGGGCGATCATCGCGATCCTGCTGCGCATCAGCGACCAGACCCGACGACCGGCGCCGCCGGTCGAGGCGGTCACCGAGGACGAGGCGACCCAGGTGGTGAAGCTGTGA
- a CDS encoding FHA domain-containing protein FhaB/FipA, producing the protein MSELTLTLIKLGFLAVLWIFVLSAVSVIRTDIFGTKVTETPAGPGAAARTPKPAPKPKVTRPRRPQRGTPKMLYVTDGPNAGQSVPLGDQPILLGRGTDAAIRLDDDYVSTRHARFASNGAEWFVEDVGSTNGTFIGSQRVTTPVPIALGVQVRLGKTIVELRK; encoded by the coding sequence ATGTCCGAGCTCACCCTGACGCTCATCAAGCTCGGCTTCCTGGCCGTGCTCTGGATCTTCGTCCTGTCAGCGGTCTCGGTCATCCGCACCGACATCTTCGGCACCAAGGTCACCGAGACACCGGCCGGACCGGGCGCGGCAGCGCGCACGCCCAAGCCGGCGCCCAAGCCCAAGGTCACGAGGCCGCGCCGCCCCCAGCGGGGAACGCCCAAGATGCTGTACGTCACCGACGGACCCAACGCCGGCCAGAGCGTGCCCCTCGGCGACCAGCCGATCCTGCTGGGCCGCGGCACCGATGCCGCCATCAGGCTCGACGACGACTACGTCTCGACCCGACACGCCCGCTTCGCCAGCAACGGCGCCGAGTGGTTCGTCGAGGACGTCGGCTCCACCAACGGCACGTTCATCGGCAGCCAACGCGTCACCACGCCCGTGCCGATCGCCCTCGGGGTCCAGGTCCGCCTGGGCAAGACCATCGTCGAGCTGCGGAAGTGA
- the pknB gene encoding Stk1 family PASTA domain-containing Ser/Thr kinase has product MTESDSSALLGGRYELGEILGRGGMADVRLGSDRRLGRTVAIKQLRPDLASDPTFQERFRREAQSSAALNHPSIVAVYDTGEAPNEQGTSIPYIVMELVEGQTLREVLRDGRKILPERALTITADILSGLDYSHRSGIIHRDIKPANVMLTPAGQVKVMDFGIARAIADASSAMTQTAAVIGTAQYLSPEQARGETVDARSDIYSTGCLLYELLTGRPPFVGDSPVSVAYQHVREEAKPPSQLNPDVSMSIDHIVAKSLAKRVDDRYQSAGDMRRDIERAVAGQRVDAPTTTVPAAAATQVAPAVAVPPREPGARRAVAEDDSEGTGKWWAIGALVVLLLIGAGFGIWKLTEPAPPPTPTVEVPDVAGQTVEAATGRLTEAGLTVSTTTEERADADVPAGSVVGTDPDVGTEVDEGTEVTLIVSTGPEPVEIPDVRDLSFDQAAANLQALGLQVTREDRNDTRDAGTVIQSNPVAGTMVDPGQSVTLIVSKGQIQVPDVTNMDVNAAIAALTQAGFDPNKIAQQARTDPTATPGTVLEQSLDAGTRVSPDSNIALTVAAAPGVPGPDPEAP; this is encoded by the coding sequence ATGACCGAATCCGACAGCTCCGCCCTCCTCGGTGGCCGCTACGAGCTCGGCGAGATCCTCGGGCGCGGCGGCATGGCGGACGTCCGCCTCGGCAGCGACCGCCGTCTCGGCCGCACGGTCGCCATCAAGCAGCTCCGTCCGGACCTCGCCTCGGACCCCACGTTCCAGGAGCGGTTCCGCCGCGAGGCCCAGTCGTCCGCCGCGCTCAACCACCCGTCGATCGTCGCGGTCTACGACACCGGCGAGGCGCCGAACGAGCAGGGCACCTCGATCCCCTACATCGTGATGGAGCTCGTGGAGGGCCAGACGCTCCGCGAGGTCCTGCGCGACGGGCGCAAGATCCTGCCCGAGCGCGCCCTGACGATCACCGCCGACATCCTCAGCGGCCTCGACTACAGCCACCGGTCCGGCATCATCCACCGCGACATCAAGCCGGCCAACGTCATGCTCACGCCCGCCGGCCAGGTCAAGGTCATGGACTTCGGCATCGCCCGGGCCATCGCCGACGCGTCCTCGGCCATGACGCAGACCGCCGCCGTCATCGGCACCGCGCAGTACCTCTCACCCGAGCAGGCCCGCGGCGAGACCGTCGACGCGCGCAGCGACATCTACTCGACCGGCTGCCTGCTGTACGAGCTGCTCACGGGGCGTCCGCCGTTCGTGGGCGACAGCCCGGTCTCGGTCGCCTACCAGCACGTGCGCGAGGAGGCCAAGCCCCCGTCGCAGCTCAACCCGGACGTCTCGATGTCGATCGACCACATCGTGGCCAAGTCCCTCGCGAAGCGCGTCGACGACCGCTACCAGTCCGCCGGCGACATGCGCCGCGACATCGAGCGTGCCGTGGCCGGTCAGCGCGTCGATGCCCCGACCACCACCGTGCCCGCCGCCGCGGCGACCCAGGTCGCGCCCGCGGTCGCCGTGCCTCCTCGTGAGCCGGGCGCCCGACGCGCCGTCGCCGAGGACGACTCCGAGGGCACCGGCAAGTGGTGGGCCATCGGCGCCCTCGTCGTGCTGCTGCTGATCGGTGCCGGGTTCGGCATCTGGAAGCTCACCGAGCCGGCACCCCCGCCCACGCCCACCGTCGAGGTCCCGGACGTGGCAGGCCAGACCGTCGAGGCGGCCACCGGACGTCTCACCGAGGCGGGTCTCACCGTGTCCACCACCACGGAGGAACGTGCCGATGCCGACGTCCCCGCGGGCAGTGTCGTCGGCACCGACCCCGACGTGGGCACCGAGGTCGACGAGGGCACCGAGGTCACCCTGATCGTCAGCACCGGGCCCGAACCCGTCGAGATCCCGGACGTGCGAGACCTCTCGTTCGACCAAGCCGCGGCGAACCTCCAGGCACTCGGTCTGCAGGTCACGCGCGAGGACCGCAACGACACGCGCGACGCCGGCACGGTGATCCAGTCCAACCCGGTGGCCGGCACCATGGTCGACCCCGGGCAGAGCGTCACCCTGATCGTCTCCAAGGGCCAGATCCAGGTGCCCGACGTCACCAACATGGACGTCAACGCCGCGATCGCGGCGTTGACCCAGGCCGGGTTCGACCCCAACAAGATCGCGCAGCAGGCTCGGACCGACCCGACCGCCACACCGGGCACCGTGCTCGAGCAGTCGCTCGACGCCGGCACCCGGGTCTCCCCGGACTCCAACATCGCCCTGACCGTGGCGGCAGCCCCGGGCGTGCCGGGCCCCGACCCCGAAGCACCCTGA
- a CDS encoding BofC C-terminal domain-containing protein — translation MTPPVSGSPLALRYTALTDVGLRRSNNQDSGYASPHLLLLADGMGGAAAGDLASSEAVTIIRSVDDDTPDGRGDVDALDHLTQVVNAANQRLGALIEADPAVEGMGTTVEAMLWDGEKFAVAHLGDSRAYRLRGHKLTQLSADHTFVQSLVDEGRITSEEARHHPHRSLLLRAMLGRDDFEADYSWLQPQLGDRYLLCSDGLSDMVEDEAIARALGAESIDVAATDLVRLALEGGGADNVTVVIGEMVDASTADEESELACADGMPQLVGAAAEAPQPRRGAAVDVHDSTARFAVDPEELRYAPREPSRWRLARWLMAIVVLFALIGVGAWYAYQWTQDQYFVSESDGTVAIYRGVDADLPFVTLRHLESETDIEVDDLSSFQQSQVRNGIEATDLADAEQIVRELRDDAAPAPSPTPSPTVPVAPTIPAPATVAP, via the coding sequence GTGACGCCGCCCGTGTCCGGCTCCCCGCTCGCGCTGCGCTACACCGCGCTCACCGACGTCGGCCTGCGGCGGTCCAACAACCAGGACTCCGGCTACGCCAGCCCGCACCTGCTGCTGCTCGCCGACGGCATGGGCGGGGCTGCCGCGGGCGACCTGGCGTCGTCCGAGGCGGTCACGATCATCCGGTCCGTCGACGACGACACCCCCGACGGCCGAGGCGACGTCGACGCGCTCGACCACCTCACGCAGGTCGTCAACGCGGCCAACCAGCGGCTCGGCGCCCTGATCGAGGCCGACCCCGCCGTGGAGGGCATGGGCACCACGGTCGAGGCGATGCTGTGGGACGGCGAGAAGTTCGCCGTGGCCCACCTCGGCGACTCCCGGGCCTACCGCCTGCGCGGGCACAAGCTCACCCAGCTCAGCGCCGACCACACCTTCGTGCAGAGCCTCGTCGACGAGGGACGCATCACGTCCGAGGAGGCCCGCCACCACCCGCACCGCTCGTTGCTGCTGCGCGCGATGCTCGGCCGCGACGACTTCGAGGCCGACTACTCCTGGCTCCAGCCGCAGCTCGGCGACCGCTACCTGCTCTGCAGCGACGGGCTCTCCGACATGGTCGAGGACGAGGCGATCGCCCGCGCCCTGGGTGCGGAGTCGATCGACGTCGCCGCCACCGACCTCGTCCGGCTCGCGCTCGAGGGCGGCGGCGCCGACAACGTCACGGTCGTGATCGGCGAGATGGTCGACGCCTCCACGGCCGACGAGGAGTCCGAGCTCGCGTGCGCCGACGGCATGCCGCAGCTGGTCGGCGCGGCCGCAGAGGCGCCCCAGCCGCGCCGCGGCGCAGCGGTCGACGTGCACGACTCCACCGCCCGGTTCGCGGTCGACCCCGAGGAGCTGCGCTACGCACCGCGCGAGCCCTCCCGCTGGAGGCTCGCCCGCTGGCTCATGGCGATCGTCGTGCTGTTCGCCCTGATCGGCGTCGGCGCCTGGTACGCCTACCAGTGGACGCAGGACCAGTACTTCGTGAGCGAGTCCGACGGCACCGTCGCCATCTACCGCGGCGTCGACGCCGACCTGCCCTTCGTCACGCTGCGCCACCTCGAGTCCGAGACCGACATCGAGGTCGACGACCTGTCGTCCTTCCAGCAGAGCCAGGTGCGCAACGGCATCGAGGCGACCGACCTCGCCGACGCCGAGCAGATCGTGCGCGAGCTGCGCGACGACGCGGCCCCGGCGCCGTCGCCCACGCCGAGCCCGACCGTGCCCGTCGCCCCGACCATTCCAGCGCCGGCGACGGTGGCCCCGTGA
- a CDS encoding DUF3662 and FHA domain-containing protein → MAGVLQRFEQRLEGVVTSAFARAFRSAVQPVEIAAALQREIDNSAQILSRDRRLVPNDFTVELSPEDHARLVPFGETLTGELSTLVREHVHEQRYTLAGGLAIEFVEAPELGTGRFRVRSRTNASVRPAAGASMSDSAARRAEAYLEIGSQRHPLTPPGLVIGRGSESDLRIDDPGISRRHCELNIHDTGETVQITVTDLGSTNGVVLNGHRVSSASVPDGSEMRLGNTTVVVRLTERKA, encoded by the coding sequence ATGGCTGGGGTACTCCAGCGGTTCGAGCAACGGCTCGAGGGCGTGGTCACGAGCGCTTTTGCCCGGGCTTTCCGCAGCGCGGTGCAGCCGGTCGAGATCGCGGCGGCCCTGCAACGCGAGATCGACAACTCGGCGCAGATCCTCTCGCGCGACCGCCGACTCGTGCCGAACGACTTCACCGTCGAGCTATCCCCCGAGGACCACGCCCGACTCGTCCCGTTCGGTGAGACGCTCACCGGCGAGCTCAGCACCCTCGTCCGCGAGCACGTCCACGAGCAGCGGTACACGCTGGCCGGCGGTCTGGCGATCGAGTTCGTCGAGGCCCCCGAGCTGGGCACCGGACGCTTCCGGGTCCGCAGCCGCACCAACGCGTCGGTGCGACCGGCCGCCGGGGCCAGCATGAGCGACTCGGCCGCCCGACGCGCCGAGGCCTACCTGGAGATCGGCAGCCAGCGCCACCCCCTGACCCCGCCCGGCCTGGTCATCGGTCGAGGCTCCGAGTCCGACCTGCGCATCGACGACCCGGGCATCTCGCGGCGCCACTGCGAGCTCAACATCCACGACACGGGCGAGACCGTCCAGATCACGGTCACCGACCTGGGCTCCACCAACGGCGTCGTGCTCAACGGCCACCGCGTCTCCTCGGCCTCCGTGCCCGACGGGTCCGAGATGCGCCTGGGCAACACCACCGTCGTCGTCCGACTCACGGAACGGAAGGCTTGA
- a CDS encoding peptidoglycan D,D-transpeptidase FtsI family protein, with product MNTPIRRLSVACLVLFLALMGNATYVQYVDADNLNSEANNKRVIDDEYSRERGAILVDGEPVAESVPSDDQFEFLRTYPGAGLYAHLTGYFSYTYGRSAVENTENPILSGSDDRLFVNRVVDLVANKQPKGGSVELTIDSNAQTTAAAALAALPAGTKGSVVALDPQTGAILTMVSQPSYDPNALASHDFGAVSEAWTALNGDPAKPLLNRSTQEILPPGSTFKLVTAAAALDQLNLNPASVVQGGTELSFPGITYTLPNSGGGNCGGDQITLEQALNVSCNVSFGSLATQVGQGALEEQAAKFGFGDKLIEGLASNASRFATDGSELELPQLAQSGIGQFEVAATPLQMAMVAAGIANDGVVMKPYLVDTVRDPSLRVLDEADAEEYSRALSTEHAAMMQQMMISTVEGGTASSARIPGQTVGGKTGTAQRGGDLPNLAWFASFAGSGDQQVAVAVVVESATATDDISGGRLAGPIAKAVMEALVSS from the coding sequence GTGAACACCCCCATCCGACGGTTGTCGGTGGCCTGCCTCGTGCTGTTCCTGGCACTGATGGGCAACGCCACGTACGTCCAGTACGTCGACGCCGACAACCTCAACAGCGAGGCGAACAACAAGCGCGTCATCGACGACGAGTACTCACGCGAGCGTGGAGCGATCCTGGTCGACGGCGAGCCCGTCGCCGAGAGCGTCCCGTCCGACGACCAGTTCGAGTTCCTGCGCACGTACCCCGGGGCCGGGCTGTACGCCCACCTGACCGGCTACTTCTCCTACACCTACGGTCGCTCGGCGGTCGAGAACACCGAGAACCCGATCCTGTCCGGCAGTGACGACCGTTTGTTCGTCAACCGGGTCGTCGACCTCGTGGCGAACAAGCAGCCCAAGGGCGGCAGCGTCGAGCTCACGATCGACTCGAACGCCCAGACCACGGCCGCCGCGGCCCTCGCGGCGCTCCCCGCCGGCACCAAGGGCTCCGTCGTGGCGCTCGACCCCCAGACCGGCGCGATCCTCACGATGGTGTCGCAGCCCTCGTACGACCCGAACGCGCTCGCCTCGCACGACTTCGGGGCCGTGTCGGAGGCGTGGACCGCGCTCAACGGTGACCCTGCCAAGCCGCTGCTCAACCGCTCCACGCAGGAGATCCTGCCGCCCGGCTCCACCTTCAAGCTCGTGACCGCCGCCGCGGCGCTGGACCAGCTCAACCTCAATCCCGCCTCGGTCGTCCAGGGTGGTACCGAGCTCAGCTTCCCCGGGATCACCTACACGCTGCCGAACTCCGGTGGCGGCAACTGCGGTGGCGACCAGATCACGCTCGAGCAGGCCCTCAACGTCTCCTGCAACGTCTCGTTCGGCTCCCTGGCGACCCAGGTCGGCCAGGGCGCGCTCGAGGAGCAGGCCGCCAAGTTCGGCTTCGGCGACAAGCTCATCGAGGGCCTCGCCTCCAACGCCAGCCGCTTCGCGACCGACGGCAGCGAGCTGGAGCTGCCGCAGCTGGCCCAGTCGGGCATCGGTCAGTTCGAGGTGGCCGCGACGCCCCTCCAGATGGCCATGGTCGCCGCGGGCATCGCCAACGACGGCGTCGTCATGAAGCCGTACCTCGTCGACACGGTGCGCGATCCGAGCCTGCGCGTGCTCGACGAGGCCGATGCCGAGGAGTACAGCAGGGCGCTGTCCACCGAGCATGCCGCGATGATGCAGCAGATGATGATCAGCACCGTCGAGGGCGGCACGGCCAGCTCCGCCCGCATCCCCGGCCAGACCGTGGGCGGCAAGACCGGAACCGCACAGCGCGGTGGCGACCTGCCCAACCTCGCGTGGTTCGCCTCCTTCGCCGGCTCCGGCGACCAGCAGGTCGCGGTCGCGGTCGTGGTCGAGTCGGCCACCGCCACCGACGACATCTCCGGCGGTCGTCTCGCCGGCCCCATCGCCAAGGCCGTCATGGAGGCGCTCGTCTCCTCATGA